One genomic segment of Mytilus trossulus isolate FHL-02 chromosome 4, PNRI_Mtr1.1.1.hap1, whole genome shotgun sequence includes these proteins:
- the LOC134716476 gene encoding testis-specific serine/threonine-protein kinase 3-like, with protein MHFLMNSGLSNVVALTEEVFSASSEIFGKVAIKKVIKTSTEFEAFLSLKHENIVEAIEIIEAEEFAFVLMEFAEFGDVFEYIMNNGLMSVEATLSLFSQVVKAIEYCHSIGIAHNDIKLENVLLSNGCVKLADFGFAKSSDIVAESEEFCGTLPYAAPEVIMGMEHSTMKADMWSMGVMLYVMLFGAFPFSDSDATSMVQSQISNTLFFPENTNETLKSLISSMLEPSIEKRANASSVLLALSQF; from the coding sequence atgcattttttaatgaacaGTGGACTCTCAAATGTTGTAGCTCTTACTGAAGAAGTTTTCTCTGCCTCTAGCGAAATATTCGGTAAAGTTGCAATAAAGAAAGTCATCAAAACCTCAACTGAGTTTGAAGCTTTTCTCAGCCTCAAACACGAAAACATCGTCGAAGCCATTGAAATCATCGAAGCCGAAGAATTTGCCTTCGTTTTGATGGAATTTGCTGAATTCGGAGATGTTTTTGAATACATAATGAACAACGGTCTCATGTCCGTTGAAGCCACCCTCTCTCTTTTCTCTCAGGTTGTCAAAGCAATCGAATACTGCCACTCAATTGGAATCGCCCACAATGACATTAAATTAGAAAACGTCTTGTTGTCTAATGGTTGTGTCAAATTGGCCGACTTTGGATTTGCCAAGTCGTCCGATATTGTTGCCGAATCTGAAGAATTTTGTGGAACCCTCCCATACGCTGCCCCAGAAGTTATTATGGGAATGGAACACAGCACCATGAAAGCCGATATGTGGAGTATGGGAGTTATGCTCTACGTCATGCTCTTCGGAGCTTTCCCATTCTCCGATAGTGACGCTACCTCTATGGTCCAATCTCAAATCTCAAACACCCTCTTTTTCCCAGAAAACACTAACGAAACGTTAAAGTCTCTCATCTCCTCTATGCTTGAACCCTCTATTGAAAAACGCGCTAATGCAAGCTCAGTCCTTCTTGCCTTGAGCCAGTTTTAA
- the LOC134716475 gene encoding testis-specific serine/threonine-protein kinase 3-like: MDFLMNSGLSNVVALTEEVFSASSEIFGKVAIKKVIKTSTEFEAFLSLKHENIVEAIEIIEAEEFAFVLMEFAEFGDVFEYIMNNGLMSVEATLSLFSQVVKAIEYCHSIGIAHNDIKLENVLLSNGCVKLADFGFAKSSDIVAESEEFCGTLPYAAPEVIMGMEHSTMKADMWSMGVMLYVMLFGAFPFSDSDATSMVQSQISNTLFFPENTNETF, encoded by the coding sequence atggattttttaaTGAACAGTGGACTCTCAAATGTTGTAGCTCTTACTGAAGAAGTTTTCTCTGCCTCTAGCGAAATATTCGGTAAAGTTGCAATAAAGAAAGTCATCAAAACCTCAACTGAGTTTGAAGCTTTTCTCAGCCTCAAACACGAAAACATCGTCGAAGCCATTGAAATCATCGAAGCCGAAGAATTTGCCTTCGTTTTGATGGAATTTGCTGAATTCGGAGATGTTTTTGAATACATAATGAACAACGGTCTCATGTCCGTTGAAGCCACCCTCTCTCTTTTCTCTCAGGTTGTCAAAGCAATCGAATACTGCCACTCAATTGGAATCGCCCACAATGACATTAAATTAGAAAACGTCTTGTTGTCTAATGGTTGTGTCAAATTGGCCGACTTTGGATTTGCCAAGTCGTCCGATATTGTTGCCGAATCTGAAGAATTTTGTGGAACACTCCCATACGCTGCCCCAGAAGTTATTATGGGAATGGAACACAGCACCATGAAAGCCGATATGTGGAGTATGGGAGTTATGCTCTACGTCATGCTCTTCGGAGCTTTCCCATTCTCCGATAGTGACGCTACCTCTATGGTCCAATCTCAAATCTCAAACACCCTCTTTTTCCCAGAAAACACTAACGAAACGTTTTAA